The following coding sequences lie in one Paramisgurnus dabryanus chromosome 16, PD_genome_1.1, whole genome shotgun sequence genomic window:
- the LOC135758046 gene encoding proteinase-activated receptor 4: MFVISRVIFLHLLLHISSASEKTASNNIGRGRSLALVNHTLPDEQREQIQSNVIVLLVPLLCLLSFIIGFPANSLALWVLLFRTKKLPSTILLINLTICDLMFLLVFPFRIVYHFRGNDWTFGEPFCRIAIALFYGNMYGSVVCLALIAVDRYVAVVQPLGAKSFRSNRNFGCMSVLVWIVVATAAVPLLVSKQSYQIKNPPITTCHDALPPDQQENFFLPYFIALFSIFFMFPLLVVVFSYVSVLRTLMAKRQRYAYAVRVIVLMLIVFVVCFLPSNIFLLLHYLKIDFINNDLYVPYLISLSLSTFNSCIDPFILYYSSKNFRKRCSLKSESV, from the exons ATGTTTGTCATTTCTCGAGTGATCTTTCTTCATCTCCTCCTGCACATTTCTTCAGCTTCAGAGAAGACAGCCTCCAACAACATTGGCA GGGGGCGAAGCCTTGCGCTGGTTAATCATACATTACCGGATGAGCAAAGGGAGCAGATACAAAGCAATGTCATTGTATTGCTGGTTCCTCTCCTCTGCCTCCTGTCCTTCATCATTGGGTTTCCTGCCAACTCGCTTGCCCTCTGGGTGCTGCTCTTCAGAACCAAGAAGCTCCCTTCCACCATCCTGCTGATCAACCTCACCATCTGTGATCTCATGTTTCTGTTGGTCTTCCCCTTCCGTATTGTTTATCACTTTCGGGGCAATGACTGGACTTTTGGTGAACCATTCTGTCGTATTGCGATTGCACTATTCTATGGAAACATGTATGGTTCAGTGGTTTGTCTGGCACTTATTGCTGTGGATCGCTATGTTGCTGTAGTTCAGCCTCTTGGTGCCAAGTCGTTCCGTAGTAACAGGAATTTTGGGTGTATGAGCGTATTAGTTTGGATAGTGGTTGCAACAGCAGCTGTGCCCTTATTAGTCTCCAAACAATCTTATCAAATAAAGAACCCTCCTATAACAACCTGTCATGATGCTCTTCCACCAGATCAGCAGGAAAACTTCTTTCTGCCTTATTTTATTGCCCTTTTCTCAATCTTTTTCATGTTTCCATTGCTGGTAGTGGTGTTTAGTTATGTTTCCGTCCTACGTACCCTTATGGCTAAAAGGCAACGTTATGCCTACGCTGTGAGAGTGATTGTGTTGATGTTGATAGTGTTTGTGGTTTGTTTTTTGCCAAGCAACATTTTTTTACTGTTGCATTACTTAAAGATAGACTTCATTAATAATGATCTTTACGTTCCATACCTGATCAGTTTGTCTCTCAGTACCTTTAACAGCTGCATTGATCCCTTCATTTTGTACTATTCGTCTAAAAACTTCAGGAAGAGATGTAGTTTAAAAAGTGAATCGGTATGA